TTTTGATCGTGACTGCTTCAGTCGTTAGCGCGACCATCTCCAATTCTCCATTCTCCAATCCCCACTCCCCGGAGCCACCCATGATCGCCGACAACCATCGCGACTACAAAGACCTCCCCCACCTCACCAGCGGCGACGAGGAATTCCGCGCCAGGTTCCTTTCCTGGGACCTGGGCAACATCTCCTACGCCGATGTGCAGGAATATCTCAAGTCCAAGGATACGATCCTCGTCCCCATCGCCAGCTTCGAACAGCACGGCCCCCACCTGCCGCTCTACACCGACACCATCACCGCGGTCGAGATCAGCAAGCGCGTGGCCGAGATGATCGCCGTCCTGCACACCCCGCCCATCTGGACGGGCTACTCGCCGCAACACATGTACGCACCCGGCGCCGGGCGCGGCACCATCACCCTGCGCAGCACCACCCTGCTCAACCTGATGTACGATGTGGGACGCAGCCTCATCCATCACGGCTTCAACCGCATCATCTTCATCAACGGCCACGGCTCCAACGTCAAGGTCGTCGATCCCATCCTGCGCAAGCTGCGCTACGAGACCGGCGCCCTGATCAGCTTCGTCAAGCCCTACATGGAAA
This genomic window from Caldilineales bacterium contains:
- a CDS encoding creatininase family protein yields the protein MIADNHRDYKDLPHLTSGDEEFRARFLSWDLGNISYADVQEYLKSKDTILVPIASFEQHGPHLPLYTDTITAVEISKRVAEMIAVLHTPPIWTGYSPQHMYAPGAGRGTITLRSTTLLNLMYDVGRSLIHHGFNRIIFINGHGSNVKVVDPILRKLRYETGALISFVKPYMENYVGILKGLMENPAEETPGWHSSELETSQDLAWNEKYVRMDRAAFTKAHIPEFLPKSFEKKDGMPDVEFEDYKYFTFPMDHHEFIESGVIGNPLRATKAKGEEAFRRLSEHTARGILELMKVEVEVRNREFIDRVF